The Streptomyces sp. ICC1 DNA window GCATGGCACTCGTCGCGGCGCTGGCGGACCGCTGGGGGGTGTCCGTCGGGCCCGTTCCACTGAAAACGGTCTGGGCGGAAATCGGCACACCGCATCTCGGTTCACCGGATCTGGGTATCCACGACCCGGTGGACGACGTAGCGGTGGCGCACGACGTAAACCGCTTTAAAGACCCGGGGAAATAACCCAACCCAACCAAACCCGGGCCGCGCTCACTCGGTCGGGTGAATGAGCCCAACCCGGCTGGCGCATATGCCAATTCAGGGTGCAGGCTCAGCCTCGACAACCCCAGACATGCGAACGGCCCCCGACGGGACTGGCATCCCGGCCGAGGGCCTCACCGCTCAGGAAGTGGAGCTTCCCGTGGCTGAACAGCAGCTTAGCGCGCCGCTGCGCGCTCCGTACGGCAATCCGAGGCCCGGCGTCATGCACGAGCAAGACCCCCAGGCCGAGCGCTACGTCAAGATCTGCAACCGGCTCGCCCAGCACCGCGAGCTGAGTTTGACCGCGATCGGCCTGTCCACCCACATCCAGTCCCTGCCCACCGGCGCCCTGGTCTCCATCAAGGCCCTGTCGGCGCGCTTCTCCGAGGGCGAGACCCGCATCGCGGCGGCCCTGCGCGAGCTGGAAGCGCACGGCTACCTGGCCCGGATCCGGGAGCGGCTCCCGTCGGGGCAGGTCATCACCCGAACGGTGTCGTACAACGTCCCGCTCGCCCTGCGGGCGGCCCCGCCGGAGCGAGTCCCGGCCGTGGCACCGGTGTTGGCGCCCGTTCCGGTGCTGCTGCCGGTACGGGTACCGGCTGAGGACTCAAGCCCGGACGCCGACCCGGATTCCGACCCCGACCCGGATTCCGACCCGGACCCCGGACCCGGCGCCGGTCTGGATCCCGGCTCCCAACCGGCCCCCGGGCCCGGCCAGGGCCCCCGACCCGGCTCCGGCTCCCACCCCGGCCCCGCACCGGCGGCGCCGGTGGCCCGCCGGGCCGAGGCCACGTCCCGGCACGAGACCGTGTCCCGGACCGCGTTCGCGTCCCTGTCCGCACCCGCACCCGCAGGGCCCCTCCCCGAGGAACACCGGGAGGCCGCCGAGCTGCTCGCCCGCCTGCGGCTGCGCGACCCGAGGCTGATGCTCTCGGAGCGCGACGTGGCGCGGCTCGCGCCCAGCCTGACCGGCTGGCTGAAGCTCGGCCTGAGCCCCGCCGCCACCAGCGCCACCCTCGCGGGCTGCCTTCCGGACGGGCCGATCCGGTCGCCCGGGGCCCTGCTGGCGTACCGGCTCCGGGAGTTGCGGCCGCCCCGCCTCTCGGAGCGCCCTGTCGGTGTCCGGCCCCCGAAGGACCGGGAGATCCTGCCGTTCCAGACCTGCGACGACTGCGATCGCGCCTTCCGCGCCGCCTCCCCCGGCCACTGCGCCCCCTGCACGGCGGCCAAGGCCGCCTGACTCCCCCGGTCGGCGACCCGCGAGGATTCGATTGCGCTTCCGGGCAACCGAATCCGG harbors:
- a CDS encoding helix-turn-helix domain-containing protein — its product is MAEQQLSAPLRAPYGNPRPGVMHEQDPQAERYVKICNRLAQHRELSLTAIGLSTHIQSLPTGALVSIKALSARFSEGETRIAAALRELEAHGYLARIRERLPSGQVITRTVSYNVPLALRAAPPERVPAVAPVLAPVPVLLPVRVPAEDSSPDADPDSDPDPDSDPDPGPGAGLDPGSQPAPGPGQGPRPGSGSHPGPAPAAPVARRAEATSRHETVSRTAFASLSAPAPAGPLPEEHREAAELLARLRLRDPRLMLSERDVARLAPSLTGWLKLGLSPAATSATLAGCLPDGPIRSPGALLAYRLRELRPPRLSERPVGVRPPKDREILPFQTCDDCDRAFRAASPGHCAPCTAAKAA